The following coding sequences lie in one Paraburkholderia largidicola genomic window:
- a CDS encoding DUF3300 domain-containing protein gives MCAALFIGVTLSAMASAQSVAKVSDQQLDSLTAPIALYPDPLLAQVLMATTFPQEVESAAAWSKTNAQMTGDEAVKAVASKPWDPSVQSLVAFPQVLATMASKPDWLKQLGNAFLAQPNDVMDSVQRLRKQAHEAGNLKSGEQQKVVVAQNTIQIQPENPQIVYVPAYNPAYVYGPWLYPAYPPVYLPPPPGYGIATGFATGLAFGAGIAVTNALWGGFDWNNHDVNVNVNRYNNINVNNRISGSASTTTWNRNANFSSVQNKAYRGYDGARNQAMQTFESRTGENLSGSASQRLQDIDKGGFSARDLQSNADYVNRDNALRDAGDGDGARQDLQRGEVSRSSLASNFGDSGGFGGDRFGGADRFGGGIRGGGFGGGGFGGRFRR, from the coding sequence ATGTGCGCGGCGCTCTTCATCGGCGTCACACTATCCGCCATGGCCAGCGCGCAGTCCGTAGCCAAAGTTTCGGACCAGCAGCTCGATTCATTGACCGCGCCGATCGCGCTCTATCCCGATCCATTGCTGGCACAGGTGCTGATGGCCACGACGTTTCCGCAGGAGGTGGAATCCGCGGCCGCCTGGTCAAAGACGAACGCACAAATGACCGGCGACGAAGCCGTGAAGGCGGTCGCATCGAAACCATGGGATCCGAGCGTGCAGTCGCTCGTTGCGTTCCCACAGGTGCTCGCCACCATGGCGTCGAAGCCCGATTGGCTCAAGCAGCTCGGCAACGCGTTTCTCGCGCAGCCCAACGACGTGATGGATTCCGTCCAGCGGCTTCGCAAGCAGGCACACGAGGCGGGCAACCTGAAATCGGGAGAGCAGCAGAAGGTAGTGGTCGCTCAAAACACCATCCAGATTCAGCCTGAGAATCCGCAGATCGTGTATGTACCGGCTTACAACCCGGCGTACGTGTATGGGCCGTGGCTCTATCCCGCGTATCCGCCCGTCTATCTTCCACCGCCGCCGGGCTACGGGATCGCCACCGGTTTTGCTACGGGCCTTGCATTCGGCGCCGGCATCGCGGTGACGAACGCGTTGTGGGGCGGTTTCGACTGGAACAATCATGACGTCAACGTGAACGTGAACCGCTACAACAACATCAACGTCAACAACCGGATCAGCGGAAGCGCCAGTACGACCACCTGGAACCGCAACGCGAACTTCAGCAGTGTGCAAAACAAGGCGTACCGGGGATACGACGGCGCACGTAACCAGGCGATGCAGACCTTCGAGAGCCGCACCGGGGAAAACCTCTCAGGATCGGCGAGCCAGCGCTTGCAGGATATCGACAAGGGTGGCTTCAGCGCGAGAGACCTGCAGAGCAACGCAGACTATGTGAATCGCGACAATGCGCTGCGCGACGCCGGCGACGGCGACGGCGCGCGTCAGGACCTGCAGCGCGGGGAAGTGAGCCGCAGTTCGCTGGCGAGCAACTTCGGCGACTCAGGCGGATTCGGTGGCGACCGGTTCGGGGGAGCAGACCGGTTCGGCGGCGGCATTCGTGGTGGCGGCTTTGGTGGCGGCGGATTCGGCGGACGTTTTCGCCGCTAG
- a CDS encoding GntR family transcriptional regulator — protein MVRKSARATDVGRSKAHMVAAALERDILTGKLPYGQQLESESELVERFAVSRNTVRKGLDLLTTSGLITRKGGIGSFVTFHGQTIDGSLGWTTALERAGGNPQTKLLQIAIIEDDALAQELGLRHARFVAIDRMRVIGDPATSISLERSRLPFSDDLASLPLEGLVGGSLNRTLAEHGMVADHGEQWAEVVGLEADDARLLKRRAGTPFLRSRRLTRDRNNAIIEYVVSLLDPAHFALHLEF, from the coding sequence ATGGTCCGTAAATCGGCACGAGCAACCGACGTCGGGCGTTCGAAGGCACATATGGTCGCGGCCGCGCTCGAACGCGACATCCTGACGGGCAAGCTGCCATATGGGCAGCAACTGGAAAGCGAAAGCGAACTGGTCGAGCGTTTCGCCGTGAGCCGCAACACCGTGCGCAAGGGACTCGATCTGCTGACGACGAGCGGCCTGATCACCCGCAAAGGCGGCATCGGCTCGTTCGTGACCTTCCACGGGCAAACGATCGACGGCTCGCTTGGCTGGACGACGGCTCTCGAACGGGCTGGCGGCAATCCGCAAACGAAACTGCTGCAGATCGCGATCATCGAAGACGATGCGCTGGCACAGGAGCTTGGCCTGCGCCACGCGCGCTTCGTCGCCATCGACCGGATGCGTGTGATCGGCGACCCTGCCACTTCCATTTCCCTCGAACGCAGCCGCCTGCCATTCAGCGACGATCTCGCATCGCTGCCGCTCGAAGGGCTGGTAGGCGGCTCGCTGAACCGCACGCTCGCCGAACACGGCATGGTGGCCGATCACGGCGAGCAATGGGCCGAGGTCGTCGGCCTCGAAGCCGACGACGCGCGTCTGCTGAAGCGCCGCGCCGGCACCCCTTTTCTGCGCTCGCGACGCCTGACGCGCGACCGCAACAACGCGATCATCGAGTACGTCGTCAGTCTGCTCGATCCCGCGCACTTTGCCTTGCACCTGGAATTCTGA
- a CDS encoding pirin family protein, with amino-acid sequence MKTILGTYGNPNSHWVGDGFPVRTLFSHQTMGRHLSPFLMLDYAGPKHFAPTARRQGVGQHPHRGFETVTIVYQGELEHLDSTGGGGKIGPGDVQWMTAGAGILHEEFHSREFAKTGGTLEMVQLWVNLPAKDKMTPPGYQGILANQIPSVELPEGAGHVRVIAGNYAGDAGPAHTFTPMDVWDVRLNTGRGATLTLPAGRTLALVVLRGQVRVNGDERVVSDAQLVLLGQEGTDVRLDALSEATVLVLSGEPIDEPVVAHGPFVMNTTEEIREAVEDFNSGRFGSMVATHERTAAT; translated from the coding sequence ATGAAGACGATTCTCGGCACTTACGGCAACCCCAACTCGCATTGGGTCGGCGACGGCTTTCCGGTGCGCACGCTGTTCTCGCATCAGACGATGGGCCGCCACCTCAGCCCCTTTCTGATGCTCGACTATGCGGGCCCGAAACACTTTGCGCCGACAGCGCGCCGTCAGGGCGTTGGACAGCATCCGCACCGCGGCTTCGAAACGGTGACGATCGTGTATCAGGGCGAACTGGAGCACCTCGATTCGACGGGCGGCGGCGGCAAGATCGGCCCTGGCGACGTGCAATGGATGACAGCGGGCGCAGGGATTCTGCATGAGGAGTTCCATTCGCGCGAGTTCGCGAAAACAGGCGGGACGCTCGAAATGGTCCAGCTTTGGGTCAATTTGCCCGCGAAGGACAAGATGACGCCGCCAGGCTATCAGGGGATTCTCGCGAACCAGATTCCTTCGGTCGAGTTGCCCGAAGGCGCTGGACACGTGCGGGTGATTGCAGGCAACTACGCGGGAGACGCTGGTCCGGCGCACACCTTCACGCCGATGGACGTGTGGGACGTGCGGCTCAACACGGGACGTGGTGCAACGCTGACGCTGCCGGCAGGCAGGACGCTCGCGCTCGTCGTGCTGCGCGGCCAGGTCCGGGTCAATGGCGATGAGCGCGTCGTCAGCGACGCACAACTGGTTCTGCTCGGGCAGGAAGGCACTGACGTCCGGCTCGATGCCCTCAGCGAGGCAACCGTGCTGGTGCTGAGCGGTGAGCCCATCGACGAACCTGTCGTTGCACATGGTCCCTTCGTCATGAACACGACCGAAGAAATTCGCGAGGCGGTAGAGGATTTCAACAGCGGGCGTTTTGGATCGATGGTCGCGACACACGAGCGGACCGCAGCCACCTAA
- a CDS encoding NUDIX hydrolase, with the protein MKNRATVLCVRDGKILLVARERARWALPGGRIKRAEPPEAAASRELEEETGLVVSQMSYYFQFQGFSTLHHVFVADPPADAVPEPLNEIARCRWFAPSQIASLSASVPTREIVELFVRQVATTLA; encoded by the coding sequence ATGAAAAACAGGGCTACCGTACTGTGCGTCCGGGACGGCAAGATTCTGCTCGTCGCACGTGAGCGAGCGCGGTGGGCGCTGCCGGGCGGCAGGATAAAGCGCGCCGAACCGCCCGAAGCCGCCGCCAGCCGCGAGCTTGAGGAAGAGACCGGGCTAGTCGTCTCGCAAATGAGTTATTACTTCCAGTTTCAGGGGTTCAGCACATTGCATCATGTGTTCGTCGCCGACCCGCCGGCGGATGCTGTGCCGGAGCCGCTGAACGAGATCGCACGTTGCCGGTGGTTTGCGCCTTCCCAGATCGCATCGCTGTCTGCCAGTGTCCCGACCCGGGAAATTGTCGAACTCTTTGTCCGGCAAGTGGCGACGACGCTGGCGTAA
- a CDS encoding porin, whose product MSNRSLRVACMLAVCAFPPLAHADSSVTLYGIVDEFFQYVNTGNGYTAAIGSSGQWASRFGLRGHEDIGGGNFVSFDLQNGFNPNDGTFASPGSLFNRQAWVGVGGNWGEVHVGRQNSPIFNDQGGLDAFGASTQASGFSNMMTYAVRTSNTVSYTSPTLSGVQFSIYVGFGDAGGLRSAGASYQADITYSHGPFSAVAAAQAVRSADNSTLDRTAEVGASYQIGKTTVYLGWSGAKWDDLALDVNVYGISAVYQLTPAQAVSLGGTLLHDETGHGDNARQIAALYTYSFSKRTSLYGAVSFLQNEGNASYRLAGSANAGLPLAYAGADARGFQLGMVHRF is encoded by the coding sequence ATGTCCAACCGTTCGCTGCGCGTCGCGTGCATGCTTGCCGTCTGCGCGTTCCCGCCCCTCGCCCACGCCGATTCCAGCGTGACGCTCTATGGCATCGTCGACGAGTTCTTCCAGTACGTGAACACGGGTAACGGCTACACGGCTGCGATCGGATCATCGGGGCAATGGGCGAGCCGCTTCGGCCTGCGCGGCCATGAAGATATCGGCGGCGGCAACTTCGTCAGCTTCGATCTGCAGAACGGTTTCAATCCGAACGACGGCACGTTCGCGTCGCCGGGCTCGCTGTTCAATCGGCAGGCATGGGTAGGCGTGGGCGGCAACTGGGGCGAGGTACATGTCGGCCGTCAGAACTCGCCGATCTTCAACGATCAGGGCGGCCTGGATGCGTTCGGCGCATCGACGCAGGCATCTGGTTTCAGCAACATGATGACTTACGCGGTTCGCACCAGTAACACGGTGTCGTACACGTCGCCGACGCTGTCGGGCGTGCAGTTCAGCATTTATGTCGGCTTCGGCGACGCGGGCGGATTGCGCTCTGCCGGCGCGAGCTATCAGGCGGATATCACGTATTCGCACGGCCCCTTCTCTGCCGTCGCGGCGGCACAGGCCGTACGCAGCGCCGACAACAGCACACTCGATCGCACCGCCGAAGTCGGCGCGTCTTACCAGATTGGCAAGACGACGGTGTATCTCGGATGGAGCGGCGCGAAATGGGACGACCTTGCGCTCGACGTCAACGTGTACGGCATTTCGGCCGTGTACCAGCTGACGCCGGCCCAGGCCGTCTCGCTCGGCGGCACGCTGCTGCATGATGAAACCGGGCACGGCGACAACGCGCGGCAGATCGCTGCGCTCTACACGTATTCGTTCTCGAAGCGCACTTCCCTCTATGGCGCGGTGTCGTTCCTGCAGAACGAGGGCAATGCTTCCTACCGGCTCGCCGGATCGGCCAATGCAGGCCTGCCTCTCGCCTATGCGGGCGCAGACGCGCGCGGCTTCCAGCTCGGCATGGTGCATCGCTTCTGA
- a CDS encoding porin, translating into MKKQTAPIGLAGCVIAACVHTNLYAQSSVTLQGMIDGGVTYVNNQHGGAVTLFDSGIYAPNTLTFSGSEVLGGGTKAIFNLTSQFDLGNGTTIPGANQIFNRTAYVGLSDERLGTVTFGNQYDFMFDTLTLGLFDGAFLFGGLYDFRQGPFSALGIPQNPTGSFDFDRLAGATRVANSVKYRSPSFAGFSFGVLYGFGGVAGSFSANSTISAGMNYDSGPLGVGVAYIEARYPELGDGHDGIRNFGAGVHYRFGSVLAMLLYTNTKNTASGARIDVYKAGAYWTVSGPWSAGLDYQYMKGNEVLDNNQAHQIATAVQYHFSKRTMAYVEAVYQRASGDAQTTQAWINGLLQPGAAASNRSQSLARIGLQTRF; encoded by the coding sequence ATGAAGAAACAGACCGCGCCAATAGGCCTCGCAGGCTGCGTGATCGCGGCATGCGTCCACACCAATCTGTATGCCCAGAGCAGCGTCACCTTGCAGGGCATGATCGACGGCGGCGTGACGTATGTGAACAACCAGCATGGTGGCGCAGTGACGCTATTCGACAGCGGAATCTATGCGCCAAACACGTTGACGTTCAGCGGAAGCGAGGTGCTCGGGGGCGGAACGAAGGCCATCTTCAATCTGACTTCGCAGTTCGACCTGGGCAACGGCACGACCATTCCGGGCGCGAACCAGATCTTCAATCGCACTGCCTATGTGGGTCTGTCCGATGAGCGGCTTGGCACCGTCACGTTCGGCAACCAGTACGACTTCATGTTCGACACGTTGACGCTCGGGCTCTTCGACGGCGCGTTCCTGTTTGGCGGCCTCTATGATTTTCGCCAGGGGCCGTTTAGCGCGCTGGGCATTCCGCAAAATCCGACCGGCTCATTCGATTTCGACCGCCTCGCCGGCGCCACGCGTGTGGCGAATTCGGTCAAGTATCGCAGCCCATCGTTCGCGGGATTCAGTTTTGGCGTGCTGTATGGCTTCGGTGGCGTTGCAGGTTCGTTTTCCGCCAATTCGACCATCAGCGCAGGGATGAACTACGATAGCGGCCCGCTGGGAGTCGGCGTCGCGTACATCGAAGCCAGATATCCCGAACTGGGTGACGGTCACGACGGCATCCGCAATTTTGGAGCTGGCGTGCACTACCGGTTCGGCAGCGTGCTCGCCATGCTGCTCTATACGAATACGAAGAATACGGCGAGTGGAGCAAGGATCGACGTCTACAAGGCGGGTGCGTACTGGACGGTCTCCGGCCCCTGGTCGGCAGGGCTCGACTACCAGTACATGAAGGGAAACGAGGTGCTCGATAACAATCAGGCGCACCAGATCGCCACAGCCGTGCAGTACCACTTCTCGAAGCGGACGATGGCGTACGTCGAGGCTGTCTATCAGCGCGCGAGCGGCGACGCCCAAACCACTCAAGCATGGATCAATGGACTGCTTCAACCCGGCGCGGCGGCCAGCAACCGTTCACAGTCACTGGCACGCATCGGGTTGCAGACCCGGTTCTGA
- a CDS encoding ADP-ribosylglycohydrolase family protein yields the protein MPSSAFSPPDAARFDRARGAFYGLALGDAFGMPTQSLSRADIRQRFGRITQLVDAGPEQPIAPNMRAGSITDDTEQAVLVAQLLVDGQGSIEPREFARRLIEWEAHMKARGSLDLLGPSTRRATQAILDGEDVMLAGRFGTTNGAAMRVTPVGISASIANPEPFVDAVVGSCVVTHNTTLGIASAAAVAAAVSAGIDGASLSQALEAGAQFAERGEQRGFWVAGARIGARLRWAAELTTRVTGDALADYLYEVVGTSVASQESVVAAFALAHDAAHHGTDINTSLATAASLGGDTDTIAAMLGAMLGACAGYAMLPQEPIETVMRVNALDLDPLIRQLLELRASRG from the coding sequence ATGCCGTCCTCCGCTTTTTCTCCCCCTGATGCTGCGCGCTTCGACCGCGCACGCGGCGCGTTTTATGGCCTCGCACTCGGCGACGCTTTCGGCATGCCGACCCAGTCGTTGAGCCGCGCCGATATCCGCCAGCGGTTTGGCCGCATCACACAACTCGTCGATGCCGGCCCTGAACAGCCAATCGCGCCGAACATGCGCGCAGGCTCGATCACCGACGACACCGAACAGGCGGTGCTCGTTGCACAACTGCTGGTAGACGGACAGGGCTCGATCGAGCCGCGCGAATTCGCGCGTCGCCTGATCGAATGGGAAGCGCACATGAAGGCGCGCGGCTCGCTCGATCTGCTCGGCCCCTCCACGCGGCGCGCGACGCAGGCGATCCTCGACGGCGAAGACGTGATGCTCGCGGGACGCTTCGGCACGACCAATGGCGCGGCCATGCGCGTGACGCCTGTCGGCATCTCGGCATCGATTGCCAACCCTGAACCATTTGTCGATGCCGTGGTCGGCTCGTGCGTCGTCACGCACAACACCACGCTCGGTATCGCAAGCGCGGCGGCGGTTGCGGCGGCCGTGTCGGCGGGTATCGATGGCGCGTCGCTATCGCAGGCGCTCGAGGCAGGCGCGCAGTTCGCCGAACGCGGCGAGCAGCGCGGCTTCTGGGTGGCGGGCGCGCGCATCGGCGCACGTCTGCGATGGGCCGCCGAACTGACCACGCGCGTGACCGGCGATGCACTGGCCGATTACCTGTATGAAGTGGTCGGCACCTCGGTCGCGTCGCAGGAATCCGTGGTCGCGGCTTTCGCGCTTGCGCACGATGCCGCCCACCACGGCACCGACATCAACACTTCACTCGCGACAGCCGCGAGCCTCGGCGGCGATACCGACACCATCGCCGCGATGCTCGGCGCGATGCTCGGCGCGTGCGCCGGCTACGCGATGCTGCCGCAGGAACCCATCGAGACCGTGATGCGCGTCAATGCGCTCGATCTCGATCCTCTCATCCGGCAACTGCTCGAACTGCGCGCCTCGCGCGGCTAA
- a CDS encoding 3-keto-5-aminohexanoate cleavage protein codes for MSKPKVIVTVAPTGGMATKKMNPNLPTQPQEIADDTYRCYNAGASVVAVHARRPDDQATCDPAIYSHINRLIRDKCDIILNNSTGGGIDGDMVRELDNGLWEIQWEERLKGMQGDGVEMCTLDAQTVIASFGGKEILVATPPSRIRQIAEMMKARGIKPEWEVFGLADIVQDVQRAINDGLDDAPHFINIVIGANAFQGALPYTPRLLQAMVDHLPRDTVFNVSAIGAAQLPAAMNSLLLGGHVRVGLEDNLYYRHGELATNVQLVERLVRMVREMGYEPATPDEARAIIGLRPLHATVDAACLEH; via the coding sequence ATGAGCAAGCCCAAAGTCATCGTGACCGTTGCGCCCACGGGCGGCATGGCCACCAAAAAGATGAACCCGAATCTGCCCACACAGCCCCAGGAAATCGCCGACGATACCTACCGCTGCTACAACGCAGGCGCGAGTGTCGTGGCGGTCCACGCGCGCCGTCCCGACGATCAGGCGACCTGCGATCCCGCCATCTACAGCCATATCAACCGGCTGATTCGCGACAAGTGCGACATCATTTTGAACAATTCGACGGGCGGCGGTATCGACGGCGACATGGTTCGCGAACTCGACAACGGCCTGTGGGAAATTCAGTGGGAAGAGCGTCTGAAAGGCATGCAGGGTGATGGCGTCGAAATGTGTACGCTCGACGCGCAGACGGTGATCGCGAGTTTTGGCGGCAAGGAGATTCTCGTCGCGACGCCGCCTTCGCGCATCCGCCAGATTGCCGAAATGATGAAAGCGCGTGGCATCAAGCCCGAATGGGAAGTGTTCGGTCTCGCCGATATCGTTCAGGATGTGCAGCGCGCGATCAACGACGGTCTGGACGACGCGCCGCATTTCATCAACATCGTGATCGGCGCGAATGCGTTTCAGGGCGCATTGCCCTACACGCCGCGTCTGTTGCAGGCAATGGTCGATCATCTGCCGCGCGACACCGTGTTCAACGTGAGCGCGATCGGCGCTGCGCAATTGCCCGCCGCGATGAATTCGCTCTTGCTGGGTGGCCACGTGCGCGTCGGGCTCGAAGACAACCTGTATTACCGGCACGGCGAACTGGCGACGAACGTGCAACTGGTCGAGCGGCTCGTTCGCATGGTGCGCGAGATGGGTTACGAACCGGCGACGCCTGACGAAGCGCGCGCGATCATCGGACTGCGGCCACTGCACGCAACCGTCGATGCCGCCTGTCTGGAGCACTGA
- a CDS encoding purine-cytosine permease family protein produces the protein MASSSNSANAGKIEARGIEPVPENECRGHPLQLFWVWFAANISILGLPLGATLVAFQHLAIWQAMLVAVIGAAGSFAIVGVISIAGRRGHAPSLTLSRAIFGVRGNIGPTIVSLMSRLGWETVNTTTGAYVLLSLFSILFGTSADAKASPALTLVFIAVFVAATLVVSGLGHATLLVIQKWSTWVFGALNLVVAAFLVGSIDWHAVFAAAPAPASAVIIGIGTIAAGTGIGWANAGADMSRYQASNVKGGSLVASAAFGAGIPLVLLVTLGALLSVGNDKLASATDPIAAIRDLLPHWMAIPYLIAAFGGLLLSNYLSVYSAGLTTLTLGLKVKRVQAVVVDIVAISTGSVYFMLIEGSFYGPFIGFISLLAVPITAWVGIFVVDLFGRDTYRADALLDVSPRSAYWYRNGIEWRAFGAWAIAIVLGFCFLSIGEHGFHGPLADTWLGRNRLGWIVTFVVGGGLYALLGGARRTQGLQESTT, from the coding sequence ATGGCTTCGTCAAGCAATTCCGCCAACGCAGGCAAGATCGAGGCGCGCGGCATCGAACCCGTGCCCGAGAACGAATGCCGCGGCCATCCGTTGCAACTGTTCTGGGTATGGTTCGCAGCGAACATCAGCATTCTCGGCTTGCCGCTCGGCGCGACGCTGGTCGCGTTTCAGCACCTCGCGATCTGGCAGGCCATGCTCGTCGCCGTGATCGGCGCGGCCGGCTCGTTTGCGATTGTCGGCGTGATTTCGATTGCGGGACGACGCGGCCATGCGCCGAGTCTCACACTGTCGCGTGCGATCTTCGGCGTGCGCGGCAACATCGGCCCGACCATCGTTTCGCTGATGTCGCGGCTCGGCTGGGAAACCGTCAACACGACGACGGGCGCCTACGTGCTGCTATCGTTGTTCTCGATCCTGTTCGGCACCTCGGCCGACGCGAAAGCGTCGCCCGCGCTGACGCTCGTGTTCATCGCCGTGTTCGTCGCCGCCACACTCGTCGTATCGGGGCTCGGACACGCGACGCTGCTGGTGATCCAGAAGTGGTCGACATGGGTGTTCGGTGCGCTGAACCTGGTCGTCGCAGCGTTCCTGGTCGGTTCGATCGACTGGCACGCGGTGTTTGCGGCAGCACCTGCGCCCGCCAGCGCGGTGATCATCGGTATCGGCACGATCGCGGCGGGCACGGGCATCGGCTGGGCCAATGCGGGCGCCGATATGTCGCGCTATCAGGCGTCGAATGTGAAGGGCGGTTCGCTCGTGGCTTCCGCCGCGTTCGGTGCGGGCATCCCGCTCGTGCTGCTGGTCACGCTCGGCGCATTGCTATCGGTTGGCAATGACAAGCTCGCGTCGGCAACCGATCCGATCGCCGCGATCCGCGATCTGCTGCCGCACTGGATGGCGATTCCCTATCTGATCGCCGCTTTCGGCGGGCTGCTGCTGTCGAACTATCTGTCGGTGTACTCGGCGGGTTTGACGACGCTGACGCTCGGCCTGAAAGTCAAACGCGTGCAGGCAGTCGTCGTCGACATCGTCGCGATCTCGACGGGCTCGGTGTACTTCATGCTGATCGAAGGCAGCTTCTATGGCCCGTTCATCGGCTTTATCTCGCTGCTCGCAGTGCCGATCACGGCGTGGGTCGGCATCTTCGTCGTCGATCTGTTCGGGCGCGACACCTATCGTGCCGACGCGTTGCTCGACGTCAGCCCGCGCAGCGCGTACTGGTATCGCAACGGCATCGAGTGGCGCGCGTTCGGCGCGTGGGCCATTGCGATCGTGCTCGGCTTCTGCTTCCTGTCGATCGGCGAGCACGGCTTTCATGGACCGCTCGCTGACACCTGGCTCGGTCGCAACCGACTGGGCTGGATCGTGACCTTCGTCGTCGGCGGCGGCCTCTACGCGCTGCTTGGCGGCGCTCGGCGCACTCAAGGTTTGCAGGAGAGCACGACATGA
- a CDS encoding 3-hydroxyacyl-CoA dehydrogenase NAD-binding domain-containing protein → MKKIAIVGTGVIGAGWATHFLAHGFDVIATDPAEGAESRLRGWIDENWPVVERLGLSDDASREKLVFTTDLTAALRDADFIQESGPERLDVKQALIADIERAAKTDAIIASSSSGLSVSEIQAHAQHPERIVLGHPFNPSHIIPLVEVGGGRLTLTEYIDRAMTLYASTGKKVIRINQEVKGHIANRLQAAIWQEAISLVQRGIASVEDVDTAISYGPGLRWALLGPFLNLHASGGPGGITHVLRHLGPAQREWARDLGTYPETDDYIESIAKGVETKLQSHDFAEMIRQRDQLLIELLEAKRGLSQIP, encoded by the coding sequence ATGAAGAAGATCGCGATCGTCGGCACGGGCGTGATTGGCGCGGGATGGGCCACGCATTTTCTGGCGCATGGTTTCGACGTCATCGCGACCGATCCCGCCGAGGGCGCGGAGTCGCGCCTGCGCGGGTGGATCGACGAGAACTGGCCGGTTGTCGAGCGGCTCGGGCTTTCGGATGATGCCTCGCGCGAAAAGCTGGTCTTCACGACCGATTTAACCGCAGCGTTGCGCGACGCCGATTTCATTCAGGAAAGCGGCCCGGAGCGGCTCGACGTCAAACAGGCGTTGATCGCCGACATCGAACGCGCGGCGAAGACGGACGCGATCATCGCGTCTTCGTCGTCGGGATTGTCGGTCAGCGAGATTCAGGCTCACGCGCAGCATCCGGAGCGGATCGTACTTGGGCATCCGTTCAATCCATCGCACATCATTCCGCTGGTCGAGGTCGGCGGCGGAAGGCTCACATTGACGGAATACATAGACCGGGCGATGACGCTCTACGCGTCAACTGGCAAGAAAGTTATTCGCATCAACCAGGAAGTCAAAGGTCATATTGCCAATCGCCTGCAAGCGGCGATCTGGCAAGAGGCGATCAGTCTGGTACAGCGCGGCATTGCCTCAGTGGAGGATGTCGACACCGCAATCTCCTACGGCCCCGGTTTGCGCTGGGCGCTCCTCGGTCCGTTTCTCAACCTTCATGCTTCCGGCGGTCCCGGTGGCATCACACATGTGCTGCGGCATCTGGGCCCAGCTCAGCGCGAGTGGGCGAGAGATCTGGGCACGTACCCCGAGACGGACGACTACATCGAATCGATCGCGAAGGGCGTCGAAACGAAACTACAGTCGCACGACTTTGCCGAAATGATTCGCCAGCGCGATCAATTGCTGATCGAATTGCTGGAAGCGAAGCGCGGGCTCTCTCAGATTCCATAG
- a CDS encoding PfkB family carbohydrate kinase — protein sequence MTQAVPRLIHTGQVLVDLVMRVSALPAPGGDVLASDAKFEVGGGFNVMAAARRSGMAVVYAAGHGSGRFGDMARAALAAEQIDAPAPRSTSQDTGICVALVDATAERTFATHLGAETELDRTVLDALAVTARDIVYVSGYSLCVAGKSATLIDWIEALPSDARIAFDPGPLVNSIDPALLVRVMRRTSIWTSNCGEALAYTTSGTPDAALALIAQQLHPDALTIVRDGARGCLVMTEGVVHRVAGFAVEPIDSNGAGDAHTGVLLASLADYLSPVDAARRANAAAAIAVTRYGPATAPRREEIDALIGE from the coding sequence ATGACACAAGCAGTACCCCGTCTGATTCACACGGGACAGGTTCTGGTCGATCTGGTAATGCGCGTCAGCGCATTGCCGGCGCCCGGCGGCGACGTTCTGGCCTCGGACGCGAAATTCGAAGTGGGCGGCGGCTTCAACGTAATGGCAGCCGCGCGGCGCAGCGGCATGGCCGTCGTCTATGCGGCAGGGCACGGCTCGGGCCGCTTCGGCGACATGGCGCGCGCGGCGCTCGCAGCGGAGCAGATCGACGCGCCGGCCCCGCGCAGCACATCGCAGGACACGGGCATCTGCGTCGCGCTCGTCGATGCGACCGCCGAGCGCACCTTCGCCACGCATCTCGGCGCTGAGACTGAGCTGGATCGCACGGTGCTCGATGCGCTTGCCGTCACGGCGCGCGACATCGTCTATGTAAGCGGCTATAGCCTGTGCGTGGCCGGCAAGAGCGCCACGTTGATCGACTGGATCGAAGCCTTGCCCAGCGACGCACGCATCGCGTTCGATCCCGGCCCGCTCGTCAATTCAATCGATCCTGCACTGCTCGTGCGCGTCATGCGGCGCACGAGCATCTGGACCAGCAACTGCGGCGAAGCGCTCGCCTATACGACATCCGGGACCCCCGATGCCGCGCTCGCGCTGATTGCGCAGCAATTACACCCGGACGCGCTGACGATCGTGCGCGACGGCGCCCGCGGTTGTCTTGTGATGACGGAGGGTGTCGTTCACCGTGTGGCGGGATTCGCCGTTGAGCCCATCGATAGCAATGGAGCAGGTGATGCGCACACGGGCGTGCTACTCGCGTCGCTCGCGGACTACCTTTCGCCCGTCGACGCTGCACGCCGGGCGAACGCAGCGGCTGCGATCGCCGTCACGCGCTATGGACCGGCGACGGCGCCACGACGCGAAGAAATTGATGCGTTAATCGGTGAGTAG